Proteins from one Catenuloplanes atrovinosus genomic window:
- a CDS encoding allantoate amidohydrolase codes for MSAFTDLWRELADVGGSPEQGYVRFAWTPAEWELRSWFRAQARYRDLAFEVDGNTTMWATWNPGGAAGPAVVTGSHLDSVPHGGGYDGPLGVVSAFLAVDLLRRRGVTPARPIRIAAFAEEEGSRFGVACLGSRLMTGAFDPGRARALTDRDGVTLAEALSRYDFDPARLGPVPLDGVHAFVELHVEQGRALTVPVGIGSSVWPHGRWRMDFTGEGNHAGTTLMGDRRDPMLTYAFSVLAANKEARVHGAHATVGRVAVHPNATNAIPSRVTGWLDARAASTETLDALLASLGSKIATRAARDGTGFTITAESTTGEIGFSDALIRRCVTVLGEDTPVLPTGAGHDAGVLSGSVPTVMLFVRNPTGVSHAPAERAEDEDCEAGVTALAAVLEELACR; via the coding sequence GTGAGCGCGTTCACCGACCTCTGGCGGGAGCTGGCGGACGTCGGCGGGTCGCCGGAGCAGGGCTACGTCCGGTTCGCCTGGACGCCGGCCGAGTGGGAGCTGCGGAGCTGGTTCCGGGCCCAGGCGCGGTACCGGGACCTGGCGTTCGAGGTGGACGGCAACACCACGATGTGGGCCACCTGGAACCCGGGCGGCGCGGCCGGCCCCGCGGTCGTCACCGGCAGCCACCTGGACTCGGTGCCGCACGGCGGCGGCTACGACGGGCCGCTCGGCGTGGTGTCCGCGTTCCTCGCGGTGGACCTGCTGCGGCGACGCGGCGTGACGCCGGCCCGGCCGATCCGGATCGCCGCGTTCGCGGAGGAGGAGGGCTCCCGGTTCGGCGTCGCCTGCCTCGGCTCGCGGCTGATGACCGGCGCCTTCGACCCGGGGCGGGCCCGCGCGCTGACCGACCGCGACGGGGTCACGCTGGCGGAGGCGCTGTCCCGGTACGACTTCGACCCGGCGCGGCTCGGGCCGGTGCCGCTGGACGGCGTGCACGCGTTCGTGGAGCTGCACGTCGAGCAGGGGCGGGCGCTGACCGTACCGGTGGGGATCGGCTCCTCGGTCTGGCCGCACGGACGCTGGCGGATGGACTTCACCGGCGAGGGCAACCACGCGGGCACCACGCTGATGGGTGACCGGCGCGACCCGATGCTCACCTACGCGTTCTCGGTGCTGGCCGCGAACAAGGAGGCACGGGTGCACGGCGCGCACGCCACGGTCGGCCGCGTCGCGGTGCACCCGAACGCGACGAACGCGATCCCGTCCCGGGTGACCGGGTGGCTGGACGCGCGCGCCGCCTCGACCGAGACGCTGGACGCGCTGCTGGCGAGCCTGGGCTCGAAGATCGCCACCCGCGCGGCCCGGGACGGCACCGGGTTCACCATCACGGCGGAGTCCACCACCGGGGAGATCGGTTTCTCGGACGCGCTGATCCGCCGGTGCGTCACCGTGCTGGGCGAGGACACGCCGGTGCTGCCGACCGGTGCCGGCCACGACGCGGGCGTGCTGTCCGGGTCCGTACCCACGGTGATGCTGTTCGTGCGGAACCCGACCGGCGTCTCGCACGCGCCGGCGGAGCGCGCGGAGGACGAGGACTGCGAGGCCGGCGTGACCGCGCTCGCCGCGGTGCTGGAGGAGCTGGCATGCCGGTGA
- a CDS encoding MurR/RpiR family transcriptional regulator, producing the protein MNQKGAERVLALFADVRLTPTQRRIAHTLVQHAGAAAWLSAAEVADLAGVSQPSVTRFAMALGHDGYPALRQRLREAATGGPAEAPGRQSTEVQHAVRQEMANLERLADDLDDADRLTAVGALLAGSRPLPVVGLRAAAPLAAYFGFFAAKVLPDVRVLDSGGTLLTDRLEQARAAGATAMLAIVLPRYPREALDALAEARALGLRTVVITDSPVSPAAEPAEVALTARVGAGLVFDLHTAPMTLAMVLLQAICDAVPDQAQRRLEEFESSAARRQVFVP; encoded by the coding sequence GTGAATCAAAAAGGCGCAGAACGCGTGCTGGCGCTCTTCGCCGACGTCCGCCTCACGCCCACCCAGCGGCGGATCGCGCACACGCTGGTCCAGCACGCCGGCGCGGCCGCGTGGCTGTCCGCCGCCGAGGTGGCGGACCTGGCCGGCGTCAGCCAGCCGTCGGTGACCCGGTTCGCGATGGCGCTCGGCCACGACGGCTACCCGGCGCTGCGGCAGCGGCTGCGCGAGGCCGCCACCGGTGGTCCGGCCGAGGCCCCGGGCCGGCAGTCCACCGAGGTGCAGCACGCGGTGCGGCAGGAGATGGCGAACCTGGAGCGGCTCGCCGACGACCTGGACGACGCGGACCGGCTGACCGCCGTGGGCGCGCTGCTCGCCGGGTCGCGCCCGCTGCCGGTGGTCGGACTGCGGGCCGCCGCGCCGCTCGCGGCGTACTTCGGGTTCTTCGCCGCGAAGGTGCTGCCCGACGTGCGGGTGCTGGACTCCGGTGGCACGCTGCTGACCGATCGGCTGGAGCAGGCCCGCGCGGCCGGCGCGACCGCCATGCTGGCGATCGTGCTGCCCCGATATCCGCGCGAGGCGCTGGACGCGCTGGCCGAGGCGCGCGCGCTCGGCCTGCGCACCGTCGTGATCACGGATTCGCCGGTCAGCCCGGCCGCGGAGCCGGCCGAGGTCGCGCTCACCGCGCGGGTCGGGGCCGGACTGGTCTTCGACCTGCACACCGCGCCGATGACGCTGGCCATGGTGCTGCTGCAGGCGATCTGCGACGCGGTGCCGGACCAGGCACAGCGGCGCCTGGAGGAGTTCGAGTCGTCGGCCGCGCGCCGCCAGGTCTTCGTTCCCTGA
- the hutU gene encoding urocanate hydratase — translation MPEPIRAPRGATRTAKGWPQEAALRMLMNNLDPDVAERPEDLVVYGGTGRAARDWPSYHAIVRELGELADDETLLVQSGRPVGVFRTHEWAPRVLLANSNLVGDWATWPEFRRLEKLGLTMYGQMTAGSWIYIGTQGILQGTYETFAAVAAKRFGGSLAGTLTLTAGCGGMGGAQPLAVTMNGGVCLIVDVDPARLERRVRTRYLDRVASSLEEAVTLALAAKRERRAVSIGVVGNAAAVFPELLRRGVEIDIVTDQTSAHDPLSYVPLGSPTGLSPEEHTERARASMAAHVEAMVGFLDAGAEVFDYGNSIRGEARLGGFTRAFDFPGFVPAYIRPLFCEGKGPFRWAALSGDPADIAATDRAVLELFPENESLARWIRLAGERVAFQGLPARICWLGYGERDVAGVRFNEMVASGELSAPVVIGRDHLDCGSVASPYRETEAMRDGSDAIADWPLLNALLNTASGASWVSLHHGGGVGIGRSLHAGQVCVADGSALAGEKIRRVLTNDPGMGVIRHVDAGYPEAAEVASAHGVTIPMAAS, via the coding sequence ATGCCGGAGCCGATCAGGGCGCCCCGCGGCGCCACCCGTACCGCGAAGGGCTGGCCGCAGGAGGCCGCGCTGCGCATGCTGATGAACAATCTCGATCCGGACGTGGCGGAGCGGCCGGAGGACCTGGTCGTCTACGGCGGGACCGGGCGGGCCGCGCGGGACTGGCCGTCGTACCACGCGATCGTGCGGGAGCTGGGCGAGCTGGCCGACGACGAGACGCTGCTGGTGCAGTCCGGGCGGCCGGTCGGCGTGTTCCGCACGCACGAGTGGGCGCCGCGCGTGCTGCTGGCGAACTCGAACCTGGTCGGCGACTGGGCCACCTGGCCGGAGTTCCGCCGGCTGGAGAAGCTGGGGCTGACCATGTACGGCCAGATGACGGCCGGATCGTGGATCTACATCGGCACCCAGGGCATCCTCCAGGGTACGTACGAGACGTTCGCGGCCGTGGCGGCGAAGCGGTTCGGCGGCTCGCTCGCCGGCACGCTCACGCTGACCGCCGGCTGCGGCGGCATGGGCGGCGCGCAACCGCTGGCCGTGACCATGAACGGCGGCGTCTGCCTGATCGTCGACGTGGACCCGGCCCGGCTGGAGCGCCGGGTGCGGACGCGCTACCTCGACCGGGTCGCGTCGTCGCTGGAGGAGGCGGTGACGCTCGCGCTGGCCGCGAAGCGAGAGCGGCGGGCCGTGTCGATCGGCGTCGTGGGGAACGCCGCGGCCGTCTTCCCGGAACTGCTGCGGCGCGGCGTCGAGATCGACATCGTGACGGATCAGACCTCGGCGCACGATCCGCTCTCCTACGTGCCGCTCGGCTCGCCCACCGGACTGAGCCCGGAGGAGCACACCGAGCGGGCGCGCGCGTCGATGGCCGCGCACGTGGAGGCGATGGTCGGGTTCCTGGACGCGGGCGCGGAGGTGTTCGACTACGGCAACTCGATCCGCGGCGAGGCGCGGCTCGGCGGCTTCACGCGCGCGTTCGACTTCCCCGGGTTCGTGCCCGCGTACATCCGGCCGCTGTTCTGCGAGGGGAAGGGGCCGTTCCGGTGGGCGGCGCTGTCCGGTGACCCGGCGGACATCGCGGCCACCGACCGCGCGGTGCTGGAGCTGTTCCCGGAGAACGAGTCGCTCGCCCGGTGGATCAGGCTGGCCGGCGAGCGGGTGGCGTTCCAGGGGTTGCCGGCGCGCATCTGCTGGCTGGGGTACGGCGAGCGGGACGTCGCCGGCGTCCGCTTCAACGAGATGGTGGCGTCCGGCGAGCTGAGCGCGCCCGTGGTGATCGGCCGCGACCATCTGGACTGCGGGTCGGTGGCCTCGCCGTACCGGGAGACCGAGGCGATGCGCGACGGCTCGGACGCGATCGCGGACTGGCCGCTGCTGAACGCGCTGCTCAATACCGCGAGCGGCGCGAGCTGGGTGTCGCTGCACCACGGCGGCGGCGTGGGGATCGGGCGGTCGCTGCACGCCGGGCAGGTGTGCGTGGCGGACGGGTCCGCGCTGGCCGGCGAGAAGATCCGCCGGGTACTGACCAACGATCCGGGGATGGGCGTGATCCGGCACGTGGACGCGGGCTATCCGGAGGCGGCCGAGGTCGCGTCGGCGCACGGCGTGACGATCCCGATGGCCGCGTCGTGA
- the hutH gene encoding histidine ammonia-lyase — protein MTVLITPLGVSAEDVVAVARERRSVTISPEARDSMARSRDIVDRIEAGGRPVYGVSTGFGALANTFISPSRRAELQHALIRSHAAGVGAPMPPEVVRAMMLLRARSLALGHSGVRPLLAQALVDLLNHDITPWVPEHGSLGASGDLAPLAHCALVLLGEGWVLGKDGARLDAAVVLARAGLSPISLDSKEGLALINGTDGMLGMLLLAIEDARHLFTMADVTAALAVEAMLGSERPFLPELHAIRPHPGQATSAANIHRLLQHSAIMDSHRDDLAHAVQDAYSMRCAPQVAGAARDTLAFVTTTAARELVSVVDNPVVLPDGRVESTGNFHGAPLGFAADFLAIAAAEVGAIAERRVDRLLDVCRSRDLPPFLSPDAGVNSGLMIAQYTAAGIVAENRRLAAPASVDSLPTSGMQEDHVSMGWAATKKLRTVLDNLTSILAVELLSAVRGIQLRAPLTPSPAGRLAVEAVAAFAGAPGPDIFLAPAMEAAREVIAGRSLRAAIEQTVGELA, from the coding sequence ATGACCGTCCTCATCACCCCGCTCGGCGTCTCCGCCGAGGACGTGGTCGCGGTGGCCCGCGAGCGCCGTTCCGTGACGATCTCGCCGGAGGCGCGCGACAGCATGGCCCGCAGCCGGGACATCGTCGACCGCATCGAGGCCGGTGGCCGCCCGGTCTACGGCGTCTCCACCGGCTTCGGCGCGCTGGCGAACACGTTCATCAGCCCGTCCCGTCGCGCCGAACTGCAGCACGCGCTGATCCGCTCGCACGCGGCCGGGGTCGGCGCGCCGATGCCGCCGGAGGTGGTGCGGGCGATGATGCTGCTGCGCGCGCGGTCGCTGGCGCTCGGCCACTCCGGCGTCCGCCCGCTGCTCGCCCAAGCGCTGGTCGACCTGCTCAACCACGACATCACGCCCTGGGTGCCGGAGCACGGCTCGCTCGGCGCGTCCGGCGACCTGGCCCCGCTGGCGCACTGCGCGCTGGTGCTGCTCGGCGAGGGCTGGGTGCTCGGCAAGGACGGCGCCCGGCTGGACGCGGCCGTCGTCCTGGCCCGGGCCGGACTCTCCCCGATCAGCCTGGACTCCAAGGAGGGGCTGGCGCTGATCAACGGCACCGACGGCATGCTCGGCATGCTGCTGCTGGCGATCGAGGACGCGCGCCACCTGTTCACCATGGCGGACGTGACCGCGGCGCTCGCGGTCGAGGCGATGCTCGGCTCGGAGCGGCCGTTCCTGCCCGAGCTGCACGCCATCCGGCCGCACCCGGGTCAGGCCACGTCCGCGGCGAACATCCACCGGCTGCTCCAGCACTCGGCGATCATGGATTCGCACCGCGACGACCTGGCGCACGCGGTGCAGGACGCCTACTCGATGCGGTGCGCGCCGCAGGTGGCCGGCGCGGCCCGGGACACGCTCGCGTTCGTGACCACCACCGCGGCCCGCGAGCTGGTCTCCGTGGTCGACAACCCGGTGGTGCTGCCGGACGGCCGCGTCGAGTCCACCGGAAACTTCCACGGCGCGCCGCTGGGGTTCGCCGCGGACTTCCTGGCGATCGCCGCGGCCGAGGTCGGCGCGATCGCGGAGCGCCGGGTCGACCGGCTGCTCGACGTCTGCCGGTCCCGCGACCTGCCGCCGTTCCTGTCGCCGGACGCGGGCGTGAACTCCGGCCTGATGATCGCGCAGTACACGGCCGCCGGGATCGTCGCGGAGAACCGCCGGCTCGCGGCGCCGGCCTCGGTCGACTCGCTGCCGACCAGCGGCATGCAGGAGGACCACGTGTCGATGGGCTGGGCCGCGACCAAGAAGCTGCGCACCGTGCTGGACAACCTGACCAGCATCCTCGCGGTGGAGCTGCTCAGCGCGGTCCGCGGCATCCAGCTCCGCGCGCCGCTCACGCCGTCGCCGGCCGGGCGGCTCGCGGTCGAGGCGGTGGCCGCGTTCGCGGGCGCGCCCGGACCGGACATCTTCCTGGCGCCCGCGATGGAGGCGGCGCGCGAGGTGATCGCCGGGCGGTCGCTGCGGGCGGCGATCGAGCAGACCGTGGGAGAACTGGCGTAG
- the hutI gene encoding imidazolonepropionase translates to MNLLVDRIGELVTNDPARGRGPLGLLRDAAVLVEDGRVAWIGRAADAPAADRRLDADGRAVLPGFVDSHSHLVFAGDRAAEFAARMAGEPYTGGGIRTTVAATRAASDDELRFAAGRLREEALRQGTTTIEIKSGYGLSVADEARALRIARELTDETTFLGAHVVPAEYAGRADDYVSLICGPMLRAAAPHARWIDVFCERGAFDADHARAILTVGQAAGLGARIHANQLGPGDGVRLAVELDAASADHCTHLSDADVDALASSATVATLLPGAEFSTRSRYPDARRLLDAGATVALATDCNPGSSYTSSMPFCVALAVREMRMTPAEAVWAATAGGARALRRDDVGVLRPGARADLVVLDAPSHLHLAYRPGVPLISDVVHNGVKL, encoded by the coding sequence ATGAACCTCCTGGTCGATCGGATCGGCGAACTGGTCACCAACGATCCCGCGCGCGGCCGCGGGCCGCTCGGGCTGCTCCGCGACGCCGCCGTGCTGGTCGAGGACGGCCGCGTCGCCTGGATCGGCCGCGCCGCGGACGCGCCCGCCGCGGACCGGCGCCTGGACGCGGACGGCCGCGCGGTGCTGCCCGGCTTCGTCGACAGCCACTCGCACCTGGTCTTCGCGGGGGACCGGGCGGCCGAGTTCGCGGCGCGGATGGCCGGCGAGCCGTACACCGGCGGCGGCATCCGGACCACGGTCGCGGCCACCCGGGCCGCCTCCGACGACGAGCTGCGGTTCGCGGCCGGCCGGCTGCGCGAGGAGGCGCTGCGGCAGGGCACCACCACGATCGAGATCAAGAGTGGGTACGGCCTGTCCGTCGCGGACGAGGCCCGCGCGCTACGGATCGCGCGCGAGCTGACCGACGAGACCACGTTCCTCGGCGCGCACGTGGTGCCCGCGGAGTACGCCGGCCGGGCCGACGATTACGTGTCGCTGATCTGCGGCCCGATGCTGCGCGCCGCCGCGCCGCACGCGCGCTGGATCGACGTGTTCTGCGAGCGCGGCGCGTTCGACGCGGACCACGCCCGGGCCATCCTCACCGTCGGGCAGGCGGCCGGCCTGGGCGCGCGGATCCACGCGAACCAGCTCGGGCCCGGCGACGGCGTCCGGCTGGCGGTGGAGCTGGACGCGGCCAGCGCGGACCACTGCACGCACCTGAGCGACGCGGACGTGGACGCGCTCGCCTCGTCCGCGACCGTGGCGACACTGCTGCCCGGCGCGGAGTTCTCCACCCGGTCGCGGTATCCGGACGCGCGCCGGCTGCTGGACGCGGGCGCCACGGTCGCGCTGGCCACGGACTGCAACCCGGGCTCGTCGTACACGTCGTCGATGCCGTTCTGCGTCGCGCTGGCGGTCCGGGAGATGCGCATGACGCCGGCCGAGGCGGTCTGGGCCGCGACCGCCGGCGGCGCCCGCGCGCTGCGCCGCGACGACGTCGGCGTGCTCCGCCCGGGCGCGCGCGCCGACCTGGTCGTCCTCGACGCCCCGTCCCACCTGCACCTGGCCTACCGGCCGGGAGTGCCGCTGATCAGCGATGTCGTGCACAACGGAGTGAAGCTATGA
- a CDS encoding formimidoylglutamate deiminase, translating into MPVTWHADLAWLGDAPAANVLITADRGRFTAVTPGVPRPPGAERLRGLTLPGLANAHSHAFHRALRGRTHAERGTFWTWRERMYAVADRLTPESYLALARAVFAEMALAGVTCVGEFHYLHHAPGGQRYDDPNEMGAALIEAASQAGIRITLLDTCYLTASVSGEPLRGPAQRFGDGSAAAWAARAGELRARPHARIGAAIHSVRAVPADQLPEVVAWARQRRAPLHAHLSEQRAENEAARAVHGRTPAELLHDAGALGPSTTVVHATHLTDADVAALGGSRTRVCLCPTTERDLGDGIGPAAALAAAGSPLSAGSDSHAVIDLLEEARAVELHERLRTERRGHFPAAALLRAVTAGGHASLGWDDAGTIAAGARADLVTVTLDSPRTAGTDPAGIVFAATAADVTDVTVDGERIVRDGRHARLDVAAALRGAIA; encoded by the coding sequence ATGCCGGTGACCTGGCACGCCGACCTCGCCTGGCTGGGCGACGCGCCGGCCGCTAACGTGCTGATCACGGCGGACCGCGGGCGGTTCACCGCGGTGACGCCGGGCGTGCCCCGGCCGCCGGGCGCGGAACGGCTGCGCGGGCTGACGCTGCCCGGGCTGGCGAACGCGCACTCGCACGCGTTCCACCGGGCGCTGCGCGGGCGCACGCACGCGGAGCGCGGCACGTTCTGGACCTGGCGGGAGCGGATGTACGCGGTCGCGGACCGGCTCACGCCCGAGTCGTACCTGGCGCTGGCCCGCGCCGTGTTCGCGGAGATGGCGCTGGCCGGGGTGACCTGCGTGGGCGAGTTCCACTACCTGCACCACGCGCCGGGCGGGCAGCGCTACGACGACCCGAACGAGATGGGCGCGGCGCTGATCGAGGCGGCCTCCCAGGCGGGCATCCGGATCACGCTGCTGGACACCTGCTACCTGACCGCGTCCGTGAGCGGGGAGCCGCTGCGCGGGCCGGCGCAGCGGTTCGGCGACGGCTCCGCGGCGGCGTGGGCCGCACGGGCCGGCGAACTGCGGGCCCGGCCACACGCCAGGATCGGCGCCGCGATCCACTCGGTCCGCGCGGTGCCGGCCGATCAGCTCCCGGAGGTCGTGGCGTGGGCGCGGCAGCGGCGGGCCCCGCTGCACGCCCACCTCTCCGAGCAGCGCGCGGAGAACGAGGCCGCCCGGGCGGTGCACGGCCGCACCCCGGCGGAGCTGCTGCACGACGCCGGCGCGCTCGGGCCGTCGACCACGGTCGTGCACGCCACCCACCTCACGGACGCGGACGTGGCGGCGCTGGGCGGCAGCCGTACCCGCGTCTGCCTGTGTCCCACCACGGAACGCGACCTCGGCGACGGGATCGGGCCGGCCGCGGCGCTCGCCGCCGCCGGATCGCCGCTGTCCGCCGGCAGCGACAGTCACGCCGTCATCGACCTGCTGGAGGAGGCACGCGCGGTGGAACTGCACGAACGCCTGCGCACGGAGCGGCGCGGGCACTTCCCGGCCGCGGCGCTGCTGCGCGCCGTGACCGCCGGCGGGCACGCGTCGCTCGGCTGGGACGACGCCGGCACGATCGCCGCGGGCGCCCGCGCGGACCTGGTCACGGTCACGCTGGACAGCCCGCGCACGGCCGGGACCGACCCGGCCGGCATCGTGTTCGCCGCGACCGCCGCGGACGTCACCGACGTGACCGTGGACGGCGAGCGGATCGTCCGGGACGGCCGGCACGCCCGGCTGGACGTCGCCGCCGCGCTGCGCGGGGCGATCGCATGA